The genomic region ATGAAGACCCGATGTCAGCCAATAGTTAAGAAACGATTACACGCTGGCTATATCCACAAAATAATTACCTATAACATATAAAATAAATGATAACAAATCAAACATATGAACAACTTTTTCAAATAGGAGAAAGCTCCTTAGTCCGCCGTATGCAGACAATTTGGAAACAGAAGATCCTTCTTACCGCTACATTCTCCACAAACGTCCGAAGCATAGACAATACGATCCACGTTTCCTCTTTCTGCCATCAGAAAACAAATTCCATAGCCATGATGGAACTACACAGCAGGATGCAAAAACAAACGGCATCATGACAGTACTTTCTCCTATACACATAACATTACCATTATGAATATATGCTGTAATTGATATTACACAGCAAGCAAAACGCGACCTACACTTATTAGCAGAAAGGATAGAGAGATGGCAAGAAGTCCGATCGATTTCTTCATCCAAAAGAGTACAGCCACAGTCCGGAACATATGTAATTCTTCCATTTTACCTATCCGATTCCAACGGAAAGTTTTTTGACAAGATTGCAAAAGTAATAGTACTTAAAAGCAAAGGGTTCCTGTTTGAAATCCTTGTTCTTGATGTTTCAATGATAAGGAGGCTTTGTATGGCTTTTGATTTCAATATAATGAGGTCATTGATTTACGTGGATGTCGTCAAGGAAGAGTATCGGGTAAAATTGCAACACTGGCTTTATGCACACCATATCCCGGAAAGCATTTCACACTTTTCTCCATATGTGACGAAATATGCATTCTACAATGCACTTCCCAGTCCTGACAAAGAAGAAAGATTCGGGACTGTAAGAATGCAGATGACAGAACATTATTGGCTTGTCGATGAGAATCTTCCTGAAATGGCCTGTCGGACTCTGAAGGAATACTTCCCTATCGATGTCCTGAAATGGCAAGGAACTGTTCCCGAAGATACTCCCGAAGAAAATCTCACAGGTGATGAAGCCAGAAGATCAGGCAAGGGTACGGCACATCCGTTTGTCTTTGCTTTCGTCCCCGTCTGTTGGGAAAATGATTTGAAAGGTAAAGGACGTACTATTGAAGATGGGCCAAATTACAGATGGCAGTTCATGCTTTCTTATCCGGAAGGGACGACAAAGCAAGAAGGGGACAAATGGTTCTTCGATGAAGTCATTCCTTATTTCCAAAAAAGCAACAAAGCAAATAGGATATTGTCAAGTTCAGTCAGGCAGGAAATCGACAACTGTCCTTATTCACGTGTTACTGAGATTTGGTTTGATGGTCCGGAAGAATGGAAAGCCGTAGCAGTAGATGGTTCCAAATGCATCAGGAAACCTGAATGGGCCCAGACGACAAGTTTCCCTTATCTTCATCCGTTCCTGAACTTCACCGGTATATTCCTGGCAGATTATGTAAGTTCCGACAATCTGACGCAATATCATGGGTATCTGACCCTACGCTAGAAAAGCCAGGAGATATTTCTTTTGATTTCTTGGAAGAAGTATCTCCTGATATCAGAAAATTTTCTCGCAGACAGTCAACAAGAATAATCATACACCAGTTTTTTCTCCCTCGGCCACAACTTCCAAGCAATTTGCTACAGAGGGGAAAAATCAGACAACACAGGCTTCTGTAAGGTATACCGACTTACCTATGCAGGTCATATTCAGGAGTTTTCATCACCTAGATAGATACAGGGAGGAATTATCACTATGGCTATGTCAAAGTTACTGATCATACATAATCTCAAGGATTTCAATGCATTGCCGGCACTTGAACGCTGGTTCAGGCGTTATCACGTACCAGAAGTACTTACTCAATACCCTTGGACAAACAGATATCTTCTCTACCGAGTCATTCCAGAACCGGACGGAGCAGAAAGATTTGGATTTTTCAACTATCGCGTACATGAAAACTGGGTTACTGGAAGTGAAAGCCGTCGTGGAGAAAGAGGACTGCTTTCCATGACACAGCAACCTTATCCTGATGCAATGGATGCCATTGTTGTAAACATGCCGGCAGAACCTACAGATGACTTCCTGGGTTCTGACTTACATTTCGATGACCATACGATTCTTCGTTGGGTATGCGTATTCCGTTATCCTGACGGGGCCGACATTGACAAGGCAGATGATTGGTACCTGAACGTACATGTACCTGAAATGAAGAAAACCCCTGGCCTTAACCGATACTTCAGTACAAAGGCTTATATTTCTGAAAAATCACCGTTGCCGCAGGGTGACTCATTCAAAAAACACATGGACCTGTTCTATCGACAGTGGCATAGGGTAACTGAACTTTGGTTCGATGACAGCAATAGCTGGAAGAATGGTATCATCGGCAATCTTCCGAAGCTGACAAGACCTTCCTGGGCAACAGACGGTAACTATCCGTTCATTATCCCCGGCAGTGAATTCATTTCAACGTTCATCCTTGAAAAACCAGACAATGATTTCATCAAAGAAAGAAGCAGCCTTTATTTCTAACAATCGGGCTGAACAATTCAACAGAATATGGCTCAGCCAAGAAATATGTTGATAATCAGCATAACAAACTGACATAAGTAAGGAGAAGTATGAATTATGGCAGAAGAAAAAACAATGTATCCTAGGTACAGATGGTTTGTCTGCTTTGTAATGTTTATTGTCATAGCTGTAAATGCCGGGCTTGTTCTTATCGGCCCGGCCCCATTGGTAGGAGAAATATCAAAGGCAACACAAATTCCAATCGGAACGGTAACATCCGTAATGATGTCTTCATTTACCTTTTTTGTTTTCCTAGGTTGTATTTCATCAGCTTTTCTGATTGATAAGATCGGAGTTGCAAAAGTCTTTATCATCGCTTCTGCCCTGACGACGGTAGGGGCAGTCCTTATGCCGACAATGGGGAACTCATTGGGAGGAATCCTTTTCCTGAGGCTTCTGCAAGGCCTTGGAGCCGGACTTTGCATGGCCACCCCTGCACAATTGTCCAGTGAATGGTTTTCACCTGACCAAAGAGGCATTGTCATGGGAATATTCGGAGCCAGCATAGGCATAGGTACTGCCATCGGATCAAGTATCTTCCCTGCAATCTTCAATTCAGTAGGAAGCTGGACAGCAACGATAGCATGGAGCGGTGTTGCTACGATATGTGCATTGATCCTTTCCTTGGTCTTTTTCTTCGGACCCCAGGTATCAAGGCAAAAGAAACAAGACAAGACAACAGATGCACAAGCAGCCACAATTGCTGATGGTAATGAAACCTTCAAGAAAATTCTCAGGGAATCCTCTTTCTGGATTTTCCTGGTCATAACATTCATCTTCTCATGGATCCAGCAAGGTTACAGCAGCTTTATCCCCGGCTACCTTGCAGTAAAGCAACCCATGGGACTAGGCTTGGGTTCACAGACAGGAGGACAGCTTTTCTCCTATTATTCATTGGCCTTTACTGTCGGGGGCTTGGTCGGTGGATTTGCAAGCAGTCTGCTTTTCAAGAACAAATTGAAAATCGGCATAGCTTTTGCCTATATCCTGTCAGGACTCTTCAACATTTCCGTACTGCTCCCGGATATCGGCTCCCACTCTGTTCGTCTGAGCATATTCCTGATAATTGCAGGCTTCTTCCTTGCATGGGCCAATGTAATGACATTTGCTTATCTGACTGAGTGTTTCCCTGCCAATGTCATGGGCAAGACCGGTGGATTGGTGCAGGGAGGTGGTATACTCGGTGCACCAATAGGCATTTCAATCGGAGCTCTGCTTCTCAACAGCAACGGTAGCTACACTGCTACCCTCCTGATTTTCGGAGTACTTGGTCTGCTGGGTTTTATCTGTTCTTTCTTACTGAAAAAATCAAGGACAGTCTCACAGACAAAAGCCTGACTGGCAACATAAAAACGGTGTACGAAAGCACACCATCGGGAAAAAACAAGATGAATACTATTTCTTTATATATGCACCACGTAGGGATGTTTGTCTCCGACTTGGATACAAGCATCTCATGGTGGAAACGCATGTTTGGTTTTTCACTGGTAAAAAAAGGCAACAATAGACTTCCAGGACAGGGTATCGTATCCATTGCATGGATTGAGAACCCGAATCACTCATGTTATCTCGAACTGTTCCAATATGACGGGCTGAAACCGTTTACCATGGAAAACTATTTCGGCACGCTGGGAACAAAACATATCGGTTTATATGTAAGGCACGAGGATTTCCTCAATCTGAAAGCACATCTGAAAGCCGAAGGTGCCAATATTGTAGTTGATACACGCTGGCCCAATGACCAGTTTGGAGATTTGATCGAACCACTGCCGGCCACAGCAGATCCGAAAGAATCATCAGGTGTCATCTTCATTACGGATCCTGATGGAATATGGATAGAAATCATGGAAGAATATTATCCGGGCATAGGCCCAACCAGATCAAAGATACTTTTGTAAAAATTACCGCTATAGACAATTCATTTATAGCAGAGATAGGTCGTACTTTTGCGTTGTCCATAGCTATGCTATCTGATTCATTATCACGGCACTGACAACAATAGTTTTTCCTGCCAGCATAAGAGTACACTGGTCATATCGTACATACACAAATTACTTCAGCATATACATTTCATCTAAAAATCCTTTTTCTCTGACAAGAAGGAACTTAGCCTGTCTACAGAAAGAACATCCTGTGTCCAAGGACAAGAATCTATCCTGATAATTCGCTTGCAAGCTCTTGGCTTGCAGGTTATCATGAAAAAGTAGATCCACAGTGACTACCCATGCAGGAGGAACGACAATGGACGAGCACAACAAGGCGTGCTTCAAGGCAAACGCCATGGAAACGATTGAAAACCTGAAAAAAAATCAAATTACTGCTTACTATGTTGAAGACAAGCAACAGGCAGTACAAAAAGTCACATCATTGCTGAAAGCAGGAGAAACCGTCAGTGTCGGAGGGTCGATGACATTATTTGAAACAGGAATCATCGATCTGCTGCGCAATGGAACCTATAAATTCCTTGACCGTTATGAAAAAGGACTGACAAAAGACCAAGTGAACGAAATCTATAGGAAAAGTTTCTATGCTGACACATACCTTGCCAGTGCAAATGCCGTGACAAGGCATGGTGAAATACTTGAAGTCGATGGCAACGGCAATAGAGTCGCAGCAATTACATGGGGTCCGAAACAGGTTATCCTTGTCGTCGGCATAAACAAAATTACACAGGACCTGAGCAGTGCGGTAGAACGGGTCAAGAATATTGCGACCCCTTCAAATACCAGACGGCTCAAAGTTGATACTTTCTGCATGAAGCATGGACATTGTATCAGCCCATACTGTGACGCACATAATCTGATGGCTTTGTCTGCAGGCAGTTGTCCTGACAGCATCTGTTCAATCAGTACGGTCTTTTCCCACCAGTTGCATGCAGGCAGGATCAAAGTCATCATTGTCGGTGAACAGTTAGGTTATTGAGACAGGAGGAAAAAATGAAAGACTTCATCTACTATGCTCCCACAAAAGTCATATTCGGCAAAGACGTGGAATTACAGGCAGGGGCACAGCTGAAAGCATTCGGGGCAAAAATAGTCCTGGTACACTATGGTTCCGAACGGATTGTAAAGAACGGACTCATGGACCGAGTGCTGGAAAGTATCCGCAAAGAAGGAATCAAGACTGTGGTATTCGGTGGTGTCACCGCAAATCCAAAGCTATCACTGGTAACAGAGGCAACTGAATTTGCTCGAAAACATAATGTTGACTTCATTCTGGCCATCGGTGGAGGATCTGTCATAGATTCCGCAAAAGCAATCGGGTATAGCCTTGCAGACAATGAAAAAGGAAATGTCTGGGATTTCTATGCAAAGACACGGACACCGAAGGGATGTATTCCCATCGGTACGGTGCTGACCATTGCGGCAGCAGGTAGCGAAATGAGTGACAGCAGCGTCATTACCAATGACCATCTGCATCTGAAAAGAGGCTATAGCAGCCAATATGCCAGATGCAGGTTCGCTTTGGAAAATCCGGCACTGACAGTTACCGTACCTCCTTACCAAAGTGCCAGCGGCGCCTTTGACATAGTCATGCATACCCTTGAGAGATACTTCTTCAATGGACCGAGAACCAGTCTTACCGATGAGTTGGCAGAAGGCCTGATCCGATCAGTCTTCAAGGCCATCAGACAAGTCCTTGACAACCCGAAAGACCTGGATGCCCGGGGCAACCTGATGTGGGCCTCATCCCTTGCTCATAACGATTTGATGCAATGTGGCAACGGTACAAGAGGTGACTGGGCCTGCCATCAGTTCTCCCATGAACTAAGCGGTATGTTTGACAGTGCCCATGGAGCATCCATTGCAGCAGTCTGGACACACTGGGCATCCTATGTGTACAAGGAAAACCCCAAAGCTTTTGCACAGCTCGGTAATCGCACCTTTTCCATTGCTCCTTCAGGAGACATAGAGGAAGATGCACGCAATACGATCAAAGAAATGAAACATGTCATCGAAAGTATCGGCTTGCCGACAGACCTGCATCATCTGCTAGGCAAGACCCCGACTGATGAGGAAATCGAATTGCTAAGTGAACGGTGTTCGTTTAATGGGACGAGGACCATTGGAAATATCAAGAAACTGGATAAGGAAGACATCAGATCCATCTATCGTTCTGCCAGATGAACACAGACGAACAAAGGCCCTGTTGAGGGGCCTTCGTTTTGTCCAAAATCGTGCAGGCATATCAGAAGTTACTTTCCAATTTCTCCGGGTCAACATAAATTTCGACTTTACCACATTGGGGGCAGACGGCTGCCTTGACATAATTCAAAGACAAGCCACAGATACCTTCCTTTTGGATAAAGAGGCTATTCTTATCCTGTCCTTTCAGTTCATATCCCTCGACAAGTTCAGTACCACATCTTGTACATAACCTTTTCATATATGTTTCCTCCATTTCCTTACTTATAGCAAAGTAAAAAGTACTCTCCCTCAGTCATTTCCAGTGCCGACAAGGTCGGCTTTTTCTTCATTATGCTGTAGCGCAACCTCCTCAGCCAGCTGCCGCTGCGAATTCAAATTTGCAGAAGAATAGACGGAAAATGAATTACTGAACGGATTGACAAAGGCTTCAGGTTTTTTTTCTTCCTTGGTCACTTTCGATGCCTTCGCGTCTACGGTCTTGTTCAGTTCTTGAATTTCCTTTCCTGCGCAGGCTTCGAAGCAAACAGTTGATAATATAAGGACCACAAGCAAGCCAACCCATCTTACTTTCATGTTCCACTTCCTCCTGTCTAGATAGTACTCAAGATAACACTCAAAGGTCAAATCTCTTGCAGATATATTTTCCCTTATATCTCATCTTCACGTATCAACTATAGCACTCAGGAAACAGTCAGCCTGCTGACAAGGAAAACTACAGGTATTTTACCAGGTCCTTGTAGGGAGACTGACGTATATAGCTCTCACAAAAACTATCCTTCGACACAAAAACTGACTGAAGCCGTTCACATCCATCAAGAAAGTTACTGCCGATAGCTTTGACTGAAGCCGGCAAGGCTATGGTCTTCAAGCTTTTGCAGTTCTTGAGGGCTTTGTCACCGATTGATTCCACCCCTTCAGGCAGTTCAAGATTCTGCACGGAACTACATTCCATGAAAGCCCCCTCACCTATTGTCTTCAGACTCCCTGGCAACTTTAAATCACGCAAAGAGATGCAGGAAGAAAAAGCAAAGTTTCCAATTGATTCCAATTCAGGTGGCATGATAACGGACGCCAATGACGAACAACCATGGAAAGTCATTTCAGCAAGATCCCTCAGGTCATCAGGCAACCGTACTTCCGTAAGTGCAGCACAATCTGTAAACATATCATCACCCATCAGATGCAGTCCATCTGGCATACGTACCGACTTCAAGGTTGCACAGCCTCTGAAGGCTGCTTTTCCTATAGTCATACAGCCCTGCGGTATCTCAATTTCTTCAAGTGACAGACAATTTACAAAAGCCGTTTCGCCTATCGTGCGGAGAGTCGACGGCAATTTGAGTTTCTTCAGTTCCGTACACTCTGCGAAGCAACTCTCTCCTATTTCTTCCAATGTCTCAGGAAGGACAACTTGTTCAAGTTTAGAACAATAGGCAAACATCAAAGAAGAAAGCTGATGCAAGGAAGATGGTAAACTGATTTGGGAAAGAGATGTACATCCTGCAAATACGGAACTTCCGACCTCGGACAGCCCATCCTCCATATCCACCCGCTTGAGTTTCGTGCATTTTTCAAATGCAGCCTTTTCTATGCATTTCACTTCCTTGGGAATAATGATATTTTTCAGCTTTGATTTCTTGAATGCTTTCTCCTTTATGATATCCACACTTCCATTGAACTTTACTTCTTTAAGTGTCTTGTTTTTCTTGAAAGCACCGGGTTCAATGCTGGTAATATCAGGAGGAATAGTAAAGACCTTGTCATTTCCATCCTTAGGATATTTGACAAGTACCTGCATTGTCTTATCATAGACAACACCCTTGACCCGGACAAAGCAGACACCGTCTTTAAATACATATTTCAACTTATGCTCCTTGACCATATGATAGTCGAAAAATCATTCTTCATCATCCCAATAGGTATCAAACTGTCCCCAGAAGGGATCAAAAGAGGTCTCGACACAAGCAGAACAATAATAATCCGCCTGCCAATTCTCAGGGATCAGCCCATCTTTCGGATCATAGAAAGAAAGGACAGCTTTTTCACCCTTGCTTGTCCTGATACCTTGGGCATCCAGTTCCTGCTGTGTAAGACCACATTTTGCACAGCAACATTGCCGTTCGTCATTCATCTCTGGTACACCTAAAAAAACAGACATGAGGTAACGCTTTACCCTCATGTCTGTCCCTATATCTTACATACACAATTACTCTGAAAACAATTGCAAGACTTCTTTGGCACTCTTGCATTGCTCAAGCATACGTCTGAAGACCTGACTGGAACAACTACGTGCTATCGCAGCCAAAACTTCAACATGGGCAGAGGCAGCACTTACTGGCGCCACTACCAGAAAGAAGAGCCTGCTTTTCAGGTTGTCAGGAGAATCAAAGTCAATCGGCACCCTTGAGACCCCAACGGCAAGACAGATTGAATCAACTGCCTCACTCTGGGCATGTGGAATACAGATCCCTTTCCCAATGCCAGTAGAACCTAAGGATTCCCTATCCAATACCGATTGCAGGACAGCATCTTTCTGTTTTGCATCAAGACCCTTCCCTGCCGCAAGGACACCCACAAGTTCTTCAAGGACACCGGCCTTGTCAGTAGCTGAAAGAGGTACCTTGATCAAATCCTCTCTCAGAATATCCACCAAATTCATTTTGTATGCTCCTTCCCAGTCTTATTCGTCAAAGCTATTCCAGACATCTTCTTCATCCCTGACAAGCATGACAGGACACGTTACGGTCCTTACCATACGGTCAGTTTCACTATTGAGATCATCAAGTCGGCTACGGATAGTTGACATACCACCAAGGACCAGAAGATCTATTCCGTTTTCCTTGATATAATCACGGACAATCCTATGCGCCGACCCCTCTTCAGTGATACATGATATAGCAACATTCTTCATTTTTGCAAGCTTTGTTGCA from Spirochaetia bacterium harbors:
- a CDS encoding acetyl-CoA hydrolase; this encodes MAFDFNIMRSLIYVDVVKEEYRVKLQHWLYAHHIPESISHFSPYVTKYAFYNALPSPDKEERFGTVRMQMTEHYWLVDENLPEMACRTLKEYFPIDVLKWQGTVPEDTPEENLTGDEARRSGKGTAHPFVFAFVPVCWENDLKGKGRTIEDGPNYRWQFMLSYPEGTTKQEGDKWFFDEVIPYFQKSNKANRILSSSVRQEIDNCPYSRVTEIWFDGPEEWKAVAVDGSKCIRKPEWAQTTSFPYLHPFLNFTGIFLADYVSSDNLTQYHGYLTLR
- a CDS encoding MFS transporter, which translates into the protein MAEEKTMYPRYRWFVCFVMFIVIAVNAGLVLIGPAPLVGEISKATQIPIGTVTSVMMSSFTFFVFLGCISSAFLIDKIGVAKVFIIASALTTVGAVLMPTMGNSLGGILFLRLLQGLGAGLCMATPAQLSSEWFSPDQRGIVMGIFGASIGIGTAIGSSIFPAIFNSVGSWTATIAWSGVATICALILSLVFFFGPQVSRQKKQDKTTDAQAATIADGNETFKKILRESSFWIFLVITFIFSWIQQGYSSFIPGYLAVKQPMGLGLGSQTGGQLFSYYSLAFTVGGLVGGFASSLLFKNKLKIGIAFAYILSGLFNISVLLPDIGSHSVRLSIFLIIAGFFLAWANVMTFAYLTECFPANVMGKTGGLVQGGGILGAPIGISIGALLLNSNGSYTATLLIFGVLGLLGFICSFLLKKSRTVSQTKA
- a CDS encoding VOC family protein translates to MNTISLYMHHVGMFVSDLDTSISWWKRMFGFSLVKKGNNRLPGQGIVSIAWIENPNHSCYLELFQYDGLKPFTMENYFGTLGTKHIGLYVRHEDFLNLKAHLKAEGANIVVDTRWPNDQFGDLIEPLPATADPKESSGVIFITDPDGIWIEIMEEYYPGIGPTRSKILL
- a CDS encoding lactate utilization protein, which gives rise to MDEHNKACFKANAMETIENLKKNQITAYYVEDKQQAVQKVTSLLKAGETVSVGGSMTLFETGIIDLLRNGTYKFLDRYEKGLTKDQVNEIYRKSFYADTYLASANAVTRHGEILEVDGNGNRVAAITWGPKQVILVVGINKITQDLSSAVERVKNIATPSNTRRLKVDTFCMKHGHCISPYCDAHNLMALSAGSCPDSICSISTVFSHQLHAGRIKVIIVGEQLGY
- a CDS encoding iron-containing alcohol dehydrogenase — protein: MKDFIYYAPTKVIFGKDVELQAGAQLKAFGAKIVLVHYGSERIVKNGLMDRVLESIRKEGIKTVVFGGVTANPKLSLVTEATEFARKHNVDFILAIGGGSVIDSAKAIGYSLADNEKGNVWDFYAKTRTPKGCIPIGTVLTIAAAGSEMSDSSVITNDHLHLKRGYSSQYARCRFALENPALTVTVPPYQSASGAFDIVMHTLERYFFNGPRTSLTDELAEGLIRSVFKAIRQVLDNPKDLDARGNLMWASSLAHNDLMQCGNGTRGDWACHQFSHELSGMFDSAHGASIAAVWTHWASYVYKENPKAFAQLGNRTFSIAPSGDIEEDARNTIKEMKHVIESIGLPTDLHHLLGKTPTDEEIELLSERCSFNGTRTIGNIKKLDKEDIRSIYRSAR
- a CDS encoding leucine-rich repeat domain-containing protein; translated protein: MKYVFKDGVCFVRVKGVVYDKTMQVLVKYPKDGNDKVFTIPPDITSIEPGAFKKNKTLKEVKFNGSVDIIKEKAFKKSKLKNIIIPKEVKCIEKAAFEKCTKLKRVDMEDGLSEVGSSVFAGCTSLSQISLPSSLHQLSSLMFAYCSKLEQVVLPETLEEIGESCFAECTELKKLKLPSTLRTIGETAFVNCLSLEEIEIPQGCMTIGKAAFRGCATLKSVRMPDGLHLMGDDMFTDCAALTEVRLPDDLRDLAEMTFHGCSSLASVIMPPELESIGNFAFSSCISLRDLKLPGSLKTIGEGAFMECSSVQNLELPEGVESIGDKALKNCKSLKTIALPASVKAIGSNFLDGCERLQSVFVSKDSFCESYIRQSPYKDLVKYL
- a CDS encoding PTS sugar transporter subunit IIA, with product MNLVDILREDLIKVPLSATDKAGVLEELVGVLAAGKGLDAKQKDAVLQSVLDRESLGSTGIGKGICIPHAQSEAVDSICLAVGVSRVPIDFDSPDNLKSRLFFLVVAPVSAASAHVEVLAAIARSCSSQVFRRMLEQCKSAKEVLQLFSE
- a CDS encoding universal stress protein, which translates into the protein MSVPFKHIMVYVDGSEDSLSAVMYAILLAKQDASKLDAMYVVNTRALSELVKSGIFIDSERSAYQRDLHKDAERYLKHATKLAKMKNVAISCITEEGSAHRIVRDYIKENGIDLLVLGGMSTIRSRLDDLNSETDRMVRTVTCPVMLVRDEEDVWNSFDE